A part of Liolophura sinensis isolate JHLJ2023 chromosome 1, CUHK_Ljap_v2, whole genome shotgun sequence genomic DNA contains:
- the LOC135465700 gene encoding serpin B9-like produces the protein MEKVARGANNFAIRLHRLLCQDVSDENICISPYSVFSSLVVIYLGARGQTAKQISDVLGLQQKSTSKLHEICAWLWFLVSESGARRDELLLANQLFIHADIDIRMDYDQWAEAYYNTTPVSMSFATRPQGSRRRINEWIHKKTDGQLQDLIPDGGISARLLMLSINVAYFRGLWRGAFPHGSIYKTQFQCSLNSILEVDMMQKEESLLYGDFPDLRCVVVFLPLSWTQGWMTVMLPYKTDSIAQLEYRLRFYNFNKLRKRMKKHLVSIHLPKFRLENSLELSSALPILGIKDLFEAGKTDLSAMLECPPDDLALTDFVHKACIEVGEAGRPAAKPKSKFSCVPKELTKVTMIVNRPFLFFVQDGVSKVIVFSGHVVTPIAAEEEIERLGDEAL, from the coding sequence ATGGAGAAAGTGGCCCGTGGTGCGAACAACTTCGCCATTCGCCTTCACCGACTGTTATGTCAGGACGTGAGTGATGAGAACATTTGTATCTCTCCGTACAGTGTCTTCTCCTCTCTTGTCGTCATCTATCTCGGGGCCCGTGGCCAGACGGCCAAACAGATCTCAGATGTGCTGGGACTACAGCAGAAATCCACCTCCAAACTTCACGAGATATGTGCCTGGCTGTGGTTCCTCGTGAGCGAGAGCGGCGCCAGGCGGGACGAACTGTTACTGGCCAACCAACTCTTCATCCACGCCGACATAGACATACGGATGGATTACGACCAGTGGGCTGAGGCGTACTACAACACGACACCCGTCAGCATGAGCTTCGCCACTCGCCCACAGGGATCACGGCGCCGGATCAACGAGTGGATCCATAAGAAGACTGACGGCCAACTGCAGGATCTGATCCCAGACGGGGGCATCAGTGCGCGCCTCCTTATGCTCTCTATTAATGTGGCTTACTTCAGAGGCCTGTGGCGGGGCGCGTTTCCACACGGATCTATTTACAAGACCCAGTTCCAGTGTTCCCTTAACAGCATTCTGGAGGTGGACATGATGCAGAAGGAAGAGAGCCTGTTGTACGGGGACTTCCCGGATCTTCGATGTGTGGTCGTCTTTTTACCTTTATCGTGGACGCAGGGCTGGATGACAGTCATGCTACCCTATAAAACAGACAGTATCGCCCAGCTCGAATATCGCTTACGCTTTTATAATTTTAACAAGTTGAGAAAACGTATGAAAAAGCATCTTGTGAGTATTCATTTGCCAAAGTTTCGTCTTGAGAACAGTTTAGAGCTATCGAGTGCTCTTCCCATCCTTGGAATTAAAGATCTTTTCGAGGCTGGGAAAACCGACCTGTCCGCCATGTTGGAGTGTCCACCCGATGATCTTGCACTTACAGACTTTGTGCATAAGGCTTGCATCGAGGTTGGGGAAGCTGGTCGCCCGGCCGCCAAGCCCAAATCCAAATTCTCTTGTGTTCCCAAAGAGTTAACCAAGGTGACCATGATCGTCAATCGCCCCTTCCTGTTTTTCGTTCAAGATGGCGTATCAAAAGTTATTGTGTTTTCTGGTCACGTTGTCACTCCGATTGCTGCCGAGGAAGAGATAGAAAGGCTGGGGGACGAGGCCCTCTAG